One Neomonachus schauinslandi chromosome 9, ASM220157v2, whole genome shotgun sequence DNA segment encodes these proteins:
- the UNC45A gene encoding protein unc-45 homolog A isoform X2 yields MTASAAEQLRKEGNELFKCGDYEGALTAYTQALGLGATPQDQAILHRNRAACHLKLEDYDKAETEASKAIEKDGGDVKALYRRSQALEKLGRLDQAVLDLQRCVSLEPKNKVFQEALRNIGGQIQEKVRYMSSTDAKVEQMFQILLDPQEKGTEKKQKASQNLVVLAREDAGAEKIFQSNGVQLLQRLLDTGEADLMLAALRTLVGICSEHQSRTVATLSVLGTRRVVSLLGVENQAVSLAACHLLQVIFDALKEGVKKGFRGKEGAIIVDPARELKVLISNLLDLLTEVGVSGQGRDNALTLLIKAVPRKSLKDPNNSLTLWVIDQGLKKILEVGGSVQEPPGELAVTTNSRMSASVLLSKLFDDLKCDAERENFHRLCENYIKSWFEGQGLAGKLQAIQTVSCLLQGPCEAGNRALELSGVMESVMALCASEQEEEQLVAVEALIHAAGKAKRASFITANGVSLLKDLYKRSEKDSIRIRALVGLCKLGSAGGTDFSMKQFAEGSTLKLAKQCRKWLCNDQIDAGTRRWAVEGLAYLTFDADVKEEFVEDEAALKALFQLSRSEERSVLFAVASALVNCTNSYDCEEPDPKMVELAKYAKQHVPEQHPKDKPAFVRARVKKLLEAGVVSAMTCMVKTESPVLTSACRELLSRVFLALVDEVEDRGTVVAQGGGKALLPLALEGTDVGQTKAAQALAKLTITSNPEMTFPGERIYEVVRPLVSLLHLNCSGLQNFEALMALTNLAGISERLRQKILKEKAVPMIEGYMFEEHEMIRRAATECMCNLAMSKEVQDLFEAKGNDRLKLLVLYSGEEDELLRRAAAGGLAMLTSMRPSLCSRVPQVTTHWLEILQALLLSPNQELQHRGVVVALNMVEASKEIAGTLMESEVLEILSVLAKGKESPVRRAAAACLGKAVEYGLIKANRDGE; encoded by the exons ATGACT GCCAGCGCGGCGGAGCAGCTGCGGAAGGAGGGCAACGAGCTGTTCAAATGCGGGGACTACGAGGGCGCCCTGACGGCCTACACTCAGGCCCTGGGTCTGGGTGCTACGCCCCAGGACCAGGCCATTCTGCACCGAAACCGGGCCGCCTGCCACCTCAAGCTG GAAGATTACGACAAAGCAGAAACCGAGGCATCCAAAG CCATTGAAAAGGATGGAGGAGATGTCAAAGCACTTTACCGGCGCAGCCAAGCCCTAGAGAAGTTGGGCCGCCTTGACCAGGCTGTCCTCGACCTGCAGAGATGTGTGAGCCTGGAGCCCAAGAACAAAGTTTTCCAGGAGGCCCTGAGGAACATCGGAGGCCAGATTCAGGAGAAG GTGCGATACATGTCCTCAACGGATGCCAAAGTGGAACAGATGTTTCAGATACTCTTGGACCCACAAGAGAAGGGCACCGAGAAGAAGCAAAAG GCTTCCCAGAACCTGGTGGTGCTGGCCCGGGAGGATGCTGGGGCTGAGAAGATCTTCCAGAGCAACGGGGTTCAGCTCCTGCAACGCCTGCTGGACACGGGCGAGGCCGACCTGATGCTGGCGGCTCTGCGCACACTGGTCGGCATCTGCTCCGAGCACCAGTCACGA aCGGTGGCAACCCTGAGTGTGCTGGGAACTCGGCGTGTGGTCTCCCTCCTGGGCGTGGAAAACCAAGCCGTGTCCCTGGCTGCCTGCCACCTGCTGCAGGTTATATTTGATGCCCTCAAGGAAGGCGTCAAGAAAGGCTTCAGAGGCAAAGAAGGTGCCATCATTGTGG ATCCTGCCCGGGAGCTAAAGGTCCTCATCAGTAACCTCTTGGACCTACTGACTGAGGTGGGGGTCTCCGGCCAAGGCCGGGACAATGCTCTGACCCTCCTGATTAAAGCAGTGCCCCGGAAGTCTCTGAAGGACCCCAACAACAGCCTCACCCTCTGGGTCATTGACCAAG GCCTGAAGAAGATTCTGGAGGTGGGGGGCTCTGTGCAGGAGCCTCCCGGGGAGCTCGCAGTGACCACGAACAGCCGCATGAGTGCCTCCGTGCTGCTCAGCAAGCTTTTTGATGACCTGAAGTGTGATGCCGAGAGGGAGAATTTCCACCGACTGTGTGAGAACTACATCAA GAGCTGGTTTGAGGGCCAAGGGCTGGCCGGGAAGCTGCAGGCCATCCAGACGGTGTCCTGCCTCCTGCAGGGCCCATGTGAAGCTGGCAACCGGGCCCTGGAGCTGAGCGGCGTCATGGAGAGCGTGATGGCCCTGTGTGCCTccgagcaggaggaggagcagctgGTGGCCGTGGAGGCCCTGATTCACGCGGCCGGGAAGGCCAAGCGGGCCTCATTCATCACGGCCAACGGCGTCTCGCTGCTGAAGGACCTGTACAAGCGCAGCGAGAAGGACAGCATCCGCATCCGGGCGCTGGTG GGCCTGTGTAAGCTCGGCTCGGCTGGAGGGACAGACTTCAGCATGAAGCAGTTTGCTGAAGGCTCCACTCTCAAACTGGCCAAGCAGTGTCGAAA GTGGCTGTGCAATGACCAGATCGACGCAGGCACACGGCGCTGGGCAGTGGAGGGCCTGGCCTACCTCACCTTCGACGCTGACGTGAAGGAAGAGTTTGTGGAAGATGAGGCTGCCCTGAAGGCTCTGTTCCAGCTCAGCAGG TCCGAGGAGAGGTCAGTGCTCTTTGCGGTGGCCTCGGCACTGGTGAACTGCACCAACAGCTACGACTGTGAGGAGCCTGACCCCAAGATGGTGGAGCTGGCCAAGTACGCCAAGCAGCATGTGCCCGAGCAGCACCCCAAG GATAAACCGGCTTTCGTGCGGGCTCGGGTGAAGAAGCTGCTGGAGGCCGGCGTGGTGTCGGCCATGACGTGCATGGTGAAGACCGAGAGCCCCGTGCTGACCAGTGCCTGCCGGGAGCTGCTCTCCAG GGTCTTCCTGGCGTTGGTGGACGAGGTAGAGGACCGTGGCACTGTGGTGGCTCAGGGCGGGGGCAAG GCTCTGCTTCCGCTGGCCCTGGAAGGCACTGACGTGGGGCAGACGAAGGCAGCCCAGGCTCTTGCCAAGCTCACCATCACCTCCAACCCGGAGATGACTTTTCCTGGCGAGCGG ATCTATGAGGTGGTCCGGCCCCTTGTCTCCCTGCTGCACCTCAACTGCTCAGGCCTGCAGAACTTCGAGGCACTCATGGCTCTCACAAACCTGGCGGGGATCAGTGAGAGGCTCCG GCAGAAGATCCTGAAAGAGAAGGCCGTGCCCATGATTGAGGGCTACATGTTCGAGGAGCACGAGATGATCCGCCGGGCAGCCACGGAGTGCATGTGTAACCTGGCCATGAGCAAGGAG GTACAGGACCTCTTTGAAGCCAAGGGCAATGACCGGCTGAAGCTGCTGGTGCTGTACAGCGGAGAGGAGGATGAGCTGCTGCGGCGGGCCGCTGCTGGGGGCCTGGCCATGCTCACCTCCATGCGGCCCTCGCTCTGCAGCCGCGTCCCCCAAGTG ACCACACACTGGCTGGAGATCCTGCAGGCCTTGCTCCTGAGCCCCAACCAGGAGCTGCAGCACCGGGGTGTGGTGGTGGCACTGAACATGGTGGAGGCCTCGAAAGAGATCGCCGGCACCCTCATGGAGAGCGAGGTGCTGGAGATCCTGTCGGTCCTGGCTAAGGGCAAGGAGAGCCCCGTCAGGAGAGCTGCTGCGGCTTGCCTGGGGAAAGCCGTGGAATACGGGCTTATCAAAGCCAACCGGGATGGAGAGTGA
- the UNC45A gene encoding protein unc-45 homolog A isoform X1, which translates to MTVSGPSTPKPRPVDPGASAAEQLRKEGNELFKCGDYEGALTAYTQALGLGATPQDQAILHRNRAACHLKLEDYDKAETEASKAIEKDGGDVKALYRRSQALEKLGRLDQAVLDLQRCVSLEPKNKVFQEALRNIGGQIQEKVRYMSSTDAKVEQMFQILLDPQEKGTEKKQKASQNLVVLAREDAGAEKIFQSNGVQLLQRLLDTGEADLMLAALRTLVGICSEHQSRTVATLSVLGTRRVVSLLGVENQAVSLAACHLLQVIFDALKEGVKKGFRGKEGAIIVDPARELKVLISNLLDLLTEVGVSGQGRDNALTLLIKAVPRKSLKDPNNSLTLWVIDQGLKKILEVGGSVQEPPGELAVTTNSRMSASVLLSKLFDDLKCDAERENFHRLCENYIKSWFEGQGLAGKLQAIQTVSCLLQGPCEAGNRALELSGVMESVMALCASEQEEEQLVAVEALIHAAGKAKRASFITANGVSLLKDLYKRSEKDSIRIRALVGLCKLGSAGGTDFSMKQFAEGSTLKLAKQCRKWLCNDQIDAGTRRWAVEGLAYLTFDADVKEEFVEDEAALKALFQLSRSEERSVLFAVASALVNCTNSYDCEEPDPKMVELAKYAKQHVPEQHPKDKPAFVRARVKKLLEAGVVSAMTCMVKTESPVLTSACRELLSRVFLALVDEVEDRGTVVAQGGGKALLPLALEGTDVGQTKAAQALAKLTITSNPEMTFPGERIYEVVRPLVSLLHLNCSGLQNFEALMALTNLAGISERLRQKILKEKAVPMIEGYMFEEHEMIRRAATECMCNLAMSKEVQDLFEAKGNDRLKLLVLYSGEEDELLRRAAAGGLAMLTSMRPSLCSRVPQVTTHWLEILQALLLSPNQELQHRGVVVALNMVEASKEIAGTLMESEVLEILSVLAKGKESPVRRAAAACLGKAVEYGLIKANRDGE; encoded by the exons ATGACTGTGAGTGGTCCAAGCACCCCCAAGCCCCGGCCGGTCGACCCCGGG GCCAGCGCGGCGGAGCAGCTGCGGAAGGAGGGCAACGAGCTGTTCAAATGCGGGGACTACGAGGGCGCCCTGACGGCCTACACTCAGGCCCTGGGTCTGGGTGCTACGCCCCAGGACCAGGCCATTCTGCACCGAAACCGGGCCGCCTGCCACCTCAAGCTG GAAGATTACGACAAAGCAGAAACCGAGGCATCCAAAG CCATTGAAAAGGATGGAGGAGATGTCAAAGCACTTTACCGGCGCAGCCAAGCCCTAGAGAAGTTGGGCCGCCTTGACCAGGCTGTCCTCGACCTGCAGAGATGTGTGAGCCTGGAGCCCAAGAACAAAGTTTTCCAGGAGGCCCTGAGGAACATCGGAGGCCAGATTCAGGAGAAG GTGCGATACATGTCCTCAACGGATGCCAAAGTGGAACAGATGTTTCAGATACTCTTGGACCCACAAGAGAAGGGCACCGAGAAGAAGCAAAAG GCTTCCCAGAACCTGGTGGTGCTGGCCCGGGAGGATGCTGGGGCTGAGAAGATCTTCCAGAGCAACGGGGTTCAGCTCCTGCAACGCCTGCTGGACACGGGCGAGGCCGACCTGATGCTGGCGGCTCTGCGCACACTGGTCGGCATCTGCTCCGAGCACCAGTCACGA aCGGTGGCAACCCTGAGTGTGCTGGGAACTCGGCGTGTGGTCTCCCTCCTGGGCGTGGAAAACCAAGCCGTGTCCCTGGCTGCCTGCCACCTGCTGCAGGTTATATTTGATGCCCTCAAGGAAGGCGTCAAGAAAGGCTTCAGAGGCAAAGAAGGTGCCATCATTGTGG ATCCTGCCCGGGAGCTAAAGGTCCTCATCAGTAACCTCTTGGACCTACTGACTGAGGTGGGGGTCTCCGGCCAAGGCCGGGACAATGCTCTGACCCTCCTGATTAAAGCAGTGCCCCGGAAGTCTCTGAAGGACCCCAACAACAGCCTCACCCTCTGGGTCATTGACCAAG GCCTGAAGAAGATTCTGGAGGTGGGGGGCTCTGTGCAGGAGCCTCCCGGGGAGCTCGCAGTGACCACGAACAGCCGCATGAGTGCCTCCGTGCTGCTCAGCAAGCTTTTTGATGACCTGAAGTGTGATGCCGAGAGGGAGAATTTCCACCGACTGTGTGAGAACTACATCAA GAGCTGGTTTGAGGGCCAAGGGCTGGCCGGGAAGCTGCAGGCCATCCAGACGGTGTCCTGCCTCCTGCAGGGCCCATGTGAAGCTGGCAACCGGGCCCTGGAGCTGAGCGGCGTCATGGAGAGCGTGATGGCCCTGTGTGCCTccgagcaggaggaggagcagctgGTGGCCGTGGAGGCCCTGATTCACGCGGCCGGGAAGGCCAAGCGGGCCTCATTCATCACGGCCAACGGCGTCTCGCTGCTGAAGGACCTGTACAAGCGCAGCGAGAAGGACAGCATCCGCATCCGGGCGCTGGTG GGCCTGTGTAAGCTCGGCTCGGCTGGAGGGACAGACTTCAGCATGAAGCAGTTTGCTGAAGGCTCCACTCTCAAACTGGCCAAGCAGTGTCGAAA GTGGCTGTGCAATGACCAGATCGACGCAGGCACACGGCGCTGGGCAGTGGAGGGCCTGGCCTACCTCACCTTCGACGCTGACGTGAAGGAAGAGTTTGTGGAAGATGAGGCTGCCCTGAAGGCTCTGTTCCAGCTCAGCAGG TCCGAGGAGAGGTCAGTGCTCTTTGCGGTGGCCTCGGCACTGGTGAACTGCACCAACAGCTACGACTGTGAGGAGCCTGACCCCAAGATGGTGGAGCTGGCCAAGTACGCCAAGCAGCATGTGCCCGAGCAGCACCCCAAG GATAAACCGGCTTTCGTGCGGGCTCGGGTGAAGAAGCTGCTGGAGGCCGGCGTGGTGTCGGCCATGACGTGCATGGTGAAGACCGAGAGCCCCGTGCTGACCAGTGCCTGCCGGGAGCTGCTCTCCAG GGTCTTCCTGGCGTTGGTGGACGAGGTAGAGGACCGTGGCACTGTGGTGGCTCAGGGCGGGGGCAAG GCTCTGCTTCCGCTGGCCCTGGAAGGCACTGACGTGGGGCAGACGAAGGCAGCCCAGGCTCTTGCCAAGCTCACCATCACCTCCAACCCGGAGATGACTTTTCCTGGCGAGCGG ATCTATGAGGTGGTCCGGCCCCTTGTCTCCCTGCTGCACCTCAACTGCTCAGGCCTGCAGAACTTCGAGGCACTCATGGCTCTCACAAACCTGGCGGGGATCAGTGAGAGGCTCCG GCAGAAGATCCTGAAAGAGAAGGCCGTGCCCATGATTGAGGGCTACATGTTCGAGGAGCACGAGATGATCCGCCGGGCAGCCACGGAGTGCATGTGTAACCTGGCCATGAGCAAGGAG GTACAGGACCTCTTTGAAGCCAAGGGCAATGACCGGCTGAAGCTGCTGGTGCTGTACAGCGGAGAGGAGGATGAGCTGCTGCGGCGGGCCGCTGCTGGGGGCCTGGCCATGCTCACCTCCATGCGGCCCTCGCTCTGCAGCCGCGTCCCCCAAGTG ACCACACACTGGCTGGAGATCCTGCAGGCCTTGCTCCTGAGCCCCAACCAGGAGCTGCAGCACCGGGGTGTGGTGGTGGCACTGAACATGGTGGAGGCCTCGAAAGAGATCGCCGGCACCCTCATGGAGAGCGAGGTGCTGGAGATCCTGTCGGTCCTGGCTAAGGGCAAGGAGAGCCCCGTCAGGAGAGCTGCTGCGGCTTGCCTGGGGAAAGCCGTGGAATACGGGCTTATCAAAGCCAACCGGGATGGAGAGTGA
- the HDDC3 gene encoding guanosine-3',5'-bis(diphosphate) 3'-pyrophosphohydrolase MESH1: MGSEAAQLVEAADFAARKHRLQRRKDPEGTPYINHPIGVARILTHEAGITDIVVLQAALLHDTVEDTDTTLDEVELHFGAQVRRLVEEVTDDKTLPKLERKRLQVEQAPHSSPRAKLVKLADKLYNLRDLNRCTPEGWSEHRVQEYFEWAAQVVKGLQGTNRQLEEALKQLFKERGLTL; the protein is encoded by the exons ATGGGCTCCGAGGCTGCGCAGCTGGTGGAGGCTGCCGACTTCGCGGCTCGCAAGCACCGACTGCAGCGGCGAAAGGACCCCGAAGGGACCCCCTACATCAACCACCCTATCG GTGTGGCTCGGATCCTGACCCATGAGGCGGGAATCACTGACATTGTGGTGTTACAG GCAGCCTTGCTCCATGACACAGTGGAGGACACAGACACCACCTTGGATGAGGTGGAGCTGCACTTTGGCGCTCAGGTGCGGCGTCTGGTGGAGGAAGTAACAGATGACAAGACTCTGCCCAAGCTGGAGAGAAAGCGGCTGCAGGTGGAGCAGGCACCCCACAGCAGTCCCAGGGCTAAACTGGTGAAGCTGGCAGACAAGCTGTACAATCTGAGGGACCTGAATCGCTGCACCCCAGAGG GATGGTCTGAACATAGAGTCCAGGAATACTTCGAGTGGGCAGCGCAAGTGGTGAAGGGGCTTCAGGGAACAAACCGACAGCTGGAAGAGGCTCTAAAGCAGCTGTTTAAGGAGCGGGGGCTGACACTCTGA